A genomic window from Silene latifolia isolate original U9 population chromosome Y, ASM4854445v1, whole genome shotgun sequence includes:
- the LOC141632973 gene encoding uncharacterized protein LOC141632973 has product MKIASWNIRCFNCPVKHSEVKDFLGTNRLDILALLETRVKHNKASRIIQAKFKDWITVCNYSKHYNGRIWVFFNPKTTTILHKVVEAQFIHFKVHHFESNLVFFISMVYGSNSATVREQLWDGLQSISTDDPWIVLGDFNVVRVPSEKISNNPPILSDMTSFNHCLSSCHLEDIASTGCDLTWTNKQEPSSRVLSKLDRVLVNPGWISSLPNSFAHFSESGLSDHSPVIVYVSDDRKIKRRFSFLNGWINHPDYIRTVAEAWKTGKKGSPIFCFFEKLKSVKHALSLLHNSDFTSISARVKEAKKSLTDCQANLANDPFSADLIHEEKVKL; this is encoded by the coding sequence ATGAAGATTGCTTCTTGGAATATAAGATGTTTCAATTGTCCTGTAAAACATAGTGAGGTCAAGGATTTTCTTGGGACCAATAGACTGGATATTCTAGCTCTTCTTGAAACTAGAGTTAAGCATAACAAAGCCTCCAGAATTATTCAGGCTAAATTCAAGGATTGGATTACTGTTTGCAACTATAGCAAACATTATAATGGGAGAATTTGGGTGTTTTTTAACCCTAAGACAACTACTATTCTGCATAAAGTTGTAGAAGCTCAGTTTATTCATTTCAAGGTTCATCACTTTGAATCTAATCTGGTCTTTTTTATCAGTATGGTCTATGGTAGTAATAGTGCTACTGTTAGGGAGCAGCTTTGGGATGGCTTACAAAGTATCTCTACTGATGACCCTTGGATTGTGCTTGGTGACTTTAATGTGGTCAGGGTCCCTTCTGAAAAGATTAGTAACAATCCTCCTATTTTGTCTGATATGACTTCTTTTAATCACTGTCTTTCTTCTTGCCATCTTGAGGATATTGCTAGTACTGGTTGTGATTTAACCTGGACTAACAAGCAAGAGCCCTCTTCTAGAGTTTTGTCCAAGCTTGACAGGGTTTTAGTTAATCCTGGATGGATTTCTTCTCTACCTAATTCTTTTGCTCATTTTTCTGAATCTGGTCTCTCTGATCACTCCCCTGTCATTGTCTATGTTTCTGATGATAGGAAGATCAAGAGGAGGTTTAGTTTTTTGAATGGCTGGATAAATCATCCTGATTATATTCGTACTGTTGCTGAGGCTTGGAAGACTGGTAAAAAAGGAAGCCCTAtattttgtttctttgaaaaACTTAAATCTGTAAAGCATGCTCTCTCCCTGCTCCACAATTCTGACTTCACTAGCATTTCTGCTAGAGTTAAGGAGGCTAAGAAAAGCTTGACTGACTGTCAAGCTAATTTGGCCAATGATCCTTTCTCTGCTGATCTTATTCATGAGGAGAAAGTTAAACTTTAG